In the Micromonospora narathiwatensis genome, one interval contains:
- a CDS encoding RNA polymerase sigma factor — protein MHPEADEPTDDVAGSGLQREPTRRNIAVPASWLADFAGTREDHDLDETVRALRRRERLAEDADLVAWLRRYNFTGRDYDLFATELARYGYAVMVAWIRQGAIFGKCRERGAGLPEPPLGALSRPDVAEELANETVAKALRSFRDTVLIPGRWNADRGASLKTFFIGQCLIRFPNIYRAWLNNEVHHDVLVDELTLFDRPASGGPPADPAQLAVLRQEVDVLLTGAPPRTRTMLTLILAGYTQADVASLLGLTENAVQKALSYYRTRLTGPQPAHIRRGA, from the coding sequence ATGCACCCGGAAGCCGACGAGCCGACGGACGATGTGGCGGGATCGGGACTACAACGGGAGCCGACCCGCCGCAACATCGCTGTCCCCGCTTCCTGGCTTGCCGACTTCGCTGGTACCCGCGAGGACCATGACCTCGACGAAACCGTCCGCGCTCTGCGCCGACGTGAGCGTCTGGCCGAGGACGCCGACTTGGTCGCCTGGCTGCGTCGGTACAACTTCACCGGTCGCGACTACGACCTGTTCGCCACCGAGCTGGCCCGCTACGGGTACGCCGTCATGGTGGCTTGGATCCGCCAAGGCGCCATCTTTGGCAAATGCCGTGAGCGCGGTGCTGGCCTGCCCGAGCCGCCGCTCGGGGCACTCAGCCGCCCTGACGTCGCCGAGGAACTCGCCAACGAGACCGTGGCCAAGGCGCTGCGCTCCTTTCGCGACACCGTGCTGATCCCCGGTCGGTGGAACGCGGATCGCGGCGCCTCGCTCAAGACGTTCTTCATCGGCCAGTGCCTGATCCGTTTCCCGAACATCTACCGCGCCTGGCTGAACAACGAGGTGCACCACGATGTGCTCGTCGACGAGCTCACCCTCTTCGACCGCCCCGCCAGCGGCGGCCCGCCCGCCGACCCGGCCCAACTCGCCGTGCTCCGCCAAGAGGTGGACGTTCTGCTGACCGGCGCCCCGCCCCGCACCCGCACCATGCTGACGCTCATTCTTGCCGGCTACACCCAGGCGGACGTCGCCAGCCTGCTCGGCCTCACCGAGAATGCCGTACAGAAAGCCTTGTCCTACTACCGCACCCGCCTGACCGGCCCACAACCCGCCCATATCCGAAGGGGGGCATGA
- a CDS encoding endonuclease domain-containing protein, producing the protein MAFVDARSLGLIPAHLTSEVCCLEAPKKALLRHRITAVRYREFLRAQGGGCGICGGPAWRHPIGLVPLPVDHDHLCCPGRDSCGRCVRGLLCAGCNGNLGLVELHGNAMLSSRRWIEAARIYLTQAGIDPWEANRFAASGRIHRDRRIRDEVDCRCYHCTGDPQGAGGWIATAIALREPVWDEIIRRTEQQRTRANELGLNFVDNEL; encoded by the coding sequence GTGGCCTTCGTCGACGCCCGTTCGCTCGGGCTAATCCCCGCTCACCTCACCTCCGAGGTGTGCTGCCTGGAGGCACCGAAAAAGGCGCTGCTACGGCACCGGATTACCGCAGTTCGGTACCGGGAGTTCCTGCGGGCGCAGGGCGGCGGGTGCGGAATCTGTGGCGGCCCGGCATGGCGCCACCCGATCGGACTGGTGCCCCTGCCGGTCGACCACGACCACTTGTGCTGCCCGGGACGAGATTCGTGCGGTCGGTGCGTACGGGGACTTCTGTGCGCCGGCTGTAACGGGAACCTCGGTTTGGTCGAGCTGCATGGCAACGCGATGCTGTCGTCGAGGCGGTGGATCGAAGCTGCCCGCATCTACCTGACACAGGCCGGAATCGATCCCTGGGAGGCGAACAGGTTCGCTGCCAGTGGGCGCATCCATCGCGACCGGCGGATCAGGGATGAGGTGGACTGCCGCTGCTACCACTGCACCGGCGACCCTCAAGGCGCGGGCGGATGGATCGCAACGGCGATCGCCCTCCGTGAGCCGGTGTGGGACGAGATCATTCGACGGACCGAGCAACAGCGGACAAGGGCCAACGAGCTCGGGTTGAACTTCGTCGACAACGAGCTATGA
- the istB gene encoding IS21-like element helper ATPase IstB: protein MTTTTKSSPAPDGLGSKLAYLTRVLKTPTIGRTWETLADQAREANWSHEEYLAVVLERQVADRESAGTTMRIRTAHFPAIKTLEDFNLDHLPSLRKDVLAHLSTATFIPKAENVILLGPPGLGKTHLAIGLGIKAAQSGYSVLFDTATNWIDRLARAHHAGALEAELKKIRRYKLIIVDEVGYIPFDTDAANLFFQLVASRYETGSILVTSNLPFGRWGEVFGDEVVAAAMIDRLVHHAEVLTLAGESYRTKARRELLTKDRDK from the coding sequence ATGACCACGACAACGAAGAGCAGCCCGGCGCCGGACGGGCTGGGATCCAAGCTCGCCTACCTCACCAGAGTCCTCAAGACGCCCACGATCGGGCGGACCTGGGAGACCCTGGCCGACCAGGCCAGGGAGGCGAACTGGTCGCACGAGGAGTACCTCGCCGTCGTGTTGGAACGGCAAGTCGCCGACCGAGAGTCCGCCGGCACGACGATGCGGATCCGCACCGCGCACTTCCCGGCGATCAAGACCCTGGAGGACTTCAACCTCGACCACCTGCCGAGCCTCCGCAAGGACGTGCTCGCGCACCTGTCCACGGCGACGTTCATCCCGAAGGCGGAGAACGTGATCCTCCTCGGCCCGCCCGGCCTGGGCAAGACCCACCTGGCGATCGGGCTCGGGATCAAGGCCGCCCAGTCCGGCTACTCGGTCCTGTTCGACACCGCGACGAACTGGATCGACCGCCTCGCCCGCGCCCACCACGCCGGTGCCCTGGAAGCCGAGCTGAAGAAGATCCGCCGCTACAAGCTCATCATCGTCGACGAAGTCGGCTACATCCCCTTCGACACCGATGCGGCGAACCTGTTCTTCCAGCTCGTCGCATCTCGCTACGAGACCGGCTCCATCCTCGTCACCTCGAACCTGCCGTTCGGGCGGTGGGGCGAGGTCTTCGGCGACGAAGTCGTCGCCGCCGCGATGATCGACCGCCTCGTGCACCACGCCGAAGTCCTCACCCTCGCAGGCGAGTCCTACCGCACCAAAGCCCGCCGAGAACTCCTCACCAAAGACCGCGACAAGTAG
- the istA gene encoding IS21 family transposase, producing the protein MIALEDWAEIRRLHRAEGVPIKEIARRLGLARNTVRSALRAEAPPSRERGPRGSLVDEVEPQIRALLAEFPRMPATVIAERIGWTKSLTILKDRVRELRPLFVPPDPTDRVEYDPGEVAQCDLWFPPQPIPVGGGAERILPVLAMTCGYSRVTDAVMIPSRKAGDILAGMWEIVAGWGASPRTLVWDREAAIGGTGKLTTEAASFAGTIGVRIRLAPPRDPEFKGLVERRNGFFETSFLPGRVFTSPFDFNAQIGDWLVQSANTRVLRAIGSTTPTARWAADRAAMVALPPVAPAIGLTHRVRLGRDYYVRIDGNDYSVDPRCIGRFVDVLATPTRMVASCAGQVVADHDRDWGHARTITDPEHQATARLLRQDLAARRRQVSTRSHADGHVVAIRALPDYDALFGVDFDPRPDLEAVQKSAAEGK; encoded by the coding sequence GTGATCGCATTGGAAGACTGGGCTGAGATCCGTCGGCTGCATCGGGCTGAGGGTGTTCCGATCAAGGAGATCGCGCGTCGGCTGGGTTTGGCGCGTAACACGGTCCGTTCGGCGCTTCGGGCTGAGGCGCCGCCGTCGCGTGAGCGCGGCCCTCGTGGTTCGCTGGTGGACGAGGTCGAGCCGCAGATCCGGGCGTTGCTCGCGGAGTTCCCGCGGATGCCTGCGACGGTGATCGCTGAGCGGATCGGGTGGACAAAGTCGCTGACGATCCTCAAAGACCGGGTCCGGGAGCTGCGCCCGTTGTTCGTTCCACCGGACCCGACCGACCGAGTCGAGTACGACCCGGGCGAGGTCGCCCAGTGCGACCTGTGGTTCCCACCCCAGCCGATCCCGGTTGGCGGCGGGGCTGAGCGGATCCTGCCGGTGCTCGCGATGACCTGCGGGTACTCGCGAGTCACGGACGCAGTCATGATTCCCAGTCGCAAGGCCGGAGACATCCTGGCGGGGATGTGGGAGATCGTCGCCGGGTGGGGCGCCAGTCCACGGACCTTGGTCTGGGACCGGGAGGCCGCGATCGGCGGCACCGGGAAGCTCACGACGGAGGCGGCGTCGTTCGCCGGGACGATCGGGGTGCGCATTCGCCTGGCCCCACCCCGGGATCCGGAGTTCAAGGGGCTGGTCGAGCGGCGCAACGGGTTCTTCGAGACCTCGTTCCTGCCCGGGCGCGTGTTCACCTCGCCGTTCGACTTCAACGCCCAGATCGGCGACTGGCTCGTGCAGAGCGCGAACACGCGCGTCCTGCGCGCGATCGGCTCGACGACGCCCACGGCCAGGTGGGCGGCGGACCGGGCCGCGATGGTGGCTCTGCCGCCGGTGGCGCCGGCGATCGGGCTCACGCATCGGGTGCGGTTGGGGCGGGACTACTACGTGCGTATCGACGGCAACGACTACTCCGTGGACCCTCGGTGCATCGGCAGGTTCGTCGACGTGCTCGCCACCCCCACCCGGATGGTGGCCTCGTGCGCCGGGCAGGTCGTGGCTGATCACGACCGCGACTGGGGCCACGCCCGCACGATCACGGATCCCGAGCATCAGGCCACCGCCCGGCTGCTGCGCCAGGACTTGGCCGCCCGCCGGCGGCAGGTCTCGACTCGTTCGCACGCTGATGGGCACGTCGTGGCGATCCGTGCCTTGCCGGACTACGACGCCCTGTTCGGCGTGGACTTCGACCCCCGCCCCGACCTCGAGGCGGTTCAGAAAAGCGCAGCCGAAGGGAAGTAG